The proteins below are encoded in one region of Micromonospora pisi:
- a CDS encoding haloalkane dehalogenase — translation MPEINVLDSTIYYEENGGGTPFVFLHGNPGSSHLWRKVLPSVDLPARLLAPDLIGMGRSGKPDLPYRFADHARYLDAWFDRLDLHEVVLVGHDWGGALAFDWAARHPGRARAVAFFETIVRPMSWDELGAGPRSRAEAMRGPEGETLVLDRNFFLESAFTGGVLNPLSEDDMAAYRMPYPTRDSRRPLLEWARSLPLDGEPADVTERVQQYGKWLASSDDIPKLLLTFDSSPTLLIGKEMADWCGANIAALETRACGPAGHHAPEDQPEAIAESITDWARRHHLAGHI, via the coding sequence ATGCCTGAGATCAACGTGCTGGACTCGACGATCTACTACGAGGAGAACGGCGGCGGCACTCCCTTCGTCTTCCTGCACGGCAACCCCGGCTCGTCCCACCTGTGGCGCAAGGTGCTCCCCTCGGTCGACCTGCCCGCCCGCCTTCTCGCCCCCGACCTCATCGGCATGGGTCGCTCCGGCAAACCCGACCTGCCGTACCGGTTCGCCGACCACGCCCGGTACCTGGACGCCTGGTTCGACCGGCTGGACCTGCACGAGGTGGTGCTCGTCGGCCATGACTGGGGAGGGGCGCTCGCCTTCGACTGGGCGGCCCGCCACCCCGGCCGCGCCCGCGCGGTGGCCTTCTTCGAGACCATCGTCCGGCCGATGTCCTGGGACGAACTGGGTGCCGGGCCGCGCTCACGGGCCGAGGCCATGCGGGGACCCGAGGGCGAGACACTGGTACTCGACCGGAACTTCTTCCTGGAATCAGCCTTCACCGGCGGGGTGCTGAACCCGCTGAGCGAAGACGACATGGCGGCCTACCGGATGCCGTACCCCACCCGCGACAGCCGCCGCCCCCTGCTGGAATGGGCCCGCTCGCTACCGCTCGACGGGGAACCCGCCGACGTCACCGAACGCGTTCAGCAGTACGGAAAGTGGCTGGCGAGCAGCGACGACATCCCCAAGCTGCTGCTCACCTTCGACTCCTCGCCCACCCTGCTCATCGGGAAGGAGATGGCCGACTGGTGCGGGGCGAACATCGCCGCCCTGGAGACCCGGGCCTGTGGCCCCGCCGGCCACCACGCGCCCGAGGACCAACCCGAGGCCATCGCCGAGTCGATCACCGACTGGGCCCGGCGACACCATCTGGCCGGCCACATCTGA
- a CDS encoding GNAT family N-acetyltransferase, whose protein sequence is MSRADLTKIAELVEAEFMHRWGANAPESVLEAFGVTTGRIGGGVMLSLRNDPMGGFFNKALGFGITEPVTEKLITEIVDFYREHGSPLVHIQIAPEFLPGDWAEIAAAHGLTPGATLVQCAGAVGDVKPASTGLRVGPVGDQEIDEWAALTWELFGAPNEHLAASMSAAARSGMCHAFAAWDGDQMVGVANLFLDGESAHLNCAATRESHRRRGVQSALIAARAEAAAAAGCRWLVVEVDKPEVEGANPSLNKVARLGLTPLYDRTEWTWRPETAKA, encoded by the coding sequence ATGTCGCGAGCTGACCTGACCAAGATTGCCGAACTTGTCGAGGCGGAGTTCATGCACCGTTGGGGCGCGAACGCGCCCGAGTCGGTGCTAGAGGCGTTCGGTGTCACTACCGGCCGGATCGGCGGCGGGGTGATGTTGTCCCTCCGCAACGATCCGATGGGTGGCTTTTTCAACAAGGCGCTCGGTTTCGGCATCACCGAACCGGTTACCGAGAAGCTGATCACCGAGATCGTCGATTTTTACCGGGAGCACGGCAGCCCCTTGGTCCACATTCAGATCGCCCCGGAATTTCTCCCGGGTGACTGGGCCGAGATCGCCGCCGCGCACGGCCTCACCCCGGGCGCGACTCTGGTGCAGTGCGCCGGTGCGGTTGGTGACGTCAAACCGGCCAGCACCGGTTTGCGCGTCGGGCCGGTCGGCGACCAGGAGATCGACGAGTGGGCGGCGTTGACCTGGGAGTTGTTCGGCGCGCCGAACGAGCACCTGGCGGCGTCCATGTCGGCGGCGGCCCGGAGCGGCATGTGCCACGCGTTCGCCGCGTGGGACGGCGATCAGATGGTCGGCGTCGCCAATCTGTTCCTGGACGGTGAGTCGGCGCACCTCAACTGCGCTGCGACGCGGGAGAGCCATCGTCGGCGCGGGGTGCAGTCGGCCCTGATCGCCGCCCGGGCCGAGGCCGCTGCCGCAGCCGGTTGCCGCTGGCTTGTCGTCGAGGTCGACAAGCCGGAGGTGGAGGGTGCCAACCCGTCGCTGAACAAGGTTGCCCGGCTCGGACTCACCCCGTTGTACGACCGCACGGAGTGGACCTGGCGGCCCGAGACCGCTAAGGCGTGA
- a CDS encoding amidase family protein — translation MRQTVALFRPRHASRLVLLTAVLAVAAALVVASVGTPTEATDRHRPFPIDLERASIPQLRQALDARRVTSEELVGAYLERIRALNSNGPGLNAVRVLTRDSVEQARQADADRRKGRARGPMHGIPVLVKDNIDVLGLPTTAGALALADSYPAKDAFLVTRLRAAGAIILGKTNLTEFANFTTNGMPSGYSGLGGQVLNPYDVSQTPSGSSSGSGSAAAAALASVTIGTETSGSILSPSAANSLVGVKPTVGLVSRTGVVPIAASQDTAGPMTRSVYDAAALLTALTGIDPEDPVTATSSGVVGTDYTRALSTTALSGKRIGVASTPTGNQGVVFNEALDVLRARGATVVPVTVSTGGLPPGILDYEFKRDLNAYLARLPRSAPMDTLDDVVRYNLAHAAEGTIKFGQTQLVTSNEIDLTDPVAKAAYETNRDTGIAAARDRIDSVLRAQTLDAIVFVGSGSAGIGARAQYPSVAVPIGYDPANGRPVGMSFLGTAYTEASLLSLAYDYEQASRRWQPPSQVNPSLFRCSSLERHDDSCAP, via the coding sequence GTGCGTCAGACCGTTGCGCTATTCCGGCCGCGACACGCGTCCCGGCTCGTCCTGCTCACCGCCGTGCTCGCCGTCGCGGCAGCGCTCGTCGTCGCCTCCGTCGGGACGCCGACCGAGGCGACCGACCGGCACCGGCCGTTCCCGATCGACCTGGAGCGCGCCAGCATCCCGCAACTGCGGCAGGCACTCGACGCCCGGCGGGTCACCTCAGAGGAACTGGTCGGGGCGTACCTGGAGCGGATCCGGGCGCTCAACAGCAACGGCCCGGGACTGAACGCGGTCCGGGTGCTGACCCGGGACTCCGTCGAGCAGGCCCGCCAGGCCGACGCCGACCGTCGCAAGGGCCGCGCCCGTGGCCCGATGCACGGCATTCCGGTCCTGGTCAAGGACAACATCGACGTTTTGGGGCTGCCGACCACCGCCGGTGCGCTCGCCCTCGCCGACTCGTACCCGGCCAAGGACGCCTTCCTCGTCACCCGGCTGCGCGCGGCCGGCGCGATCATCCTCGGCAAGACCAACCTGACCGAGTTCGCCAACTTCACCACCAACGGGATGCCGTCGGGTTACAGCGGACTCGGCGGACAGGTGCTCAACCCGTACGACGTGAGCCAGACTCCGAGCGGCTCCAGTTCCGGCTCGGGTTCGGCCGCCGCCGCGGCGCTCGCCTCGGTCACCATCGGCACCGAGACCTCCGGGTCGATTCTCAGCCCGTCAGCGGCGAACTCGCTGGTCGGGGTGAAGCCGACGGTCGGCCTGGTGAGCCGGACCGGTGTGGTTCCGATCGCCGCCAGCCAGGACACCGCCGGGCCGATGACCCGTTCGGTGTACGACGCCGCCGCGCTGCTCACCGCGCTCACCGGGATCGACCCGGAGGACCCGGTCACCGCCACCAGCAGTGGCGTGGTCGGCACCGACTACACCCGGGCACTGTCCACCACGGCGCTTTCGGGCAAGCGGATCGGGGTCGCCAGCACCCCGACCGGCAACCAGGGGGTCGTCTTCAACGAGGCGCTCGACGTGCTCCGGGCGCGTGGCGCCACCGTCGTACCGGTCACCGTCAGCACCGGCGGGCTGCCGCCGGGCATCCTGGACTACGAGTTCAAGCGGGATCTGAACGCCTACCTGGCCCGGTTGCCGCGCAGCGCGCCGATGGACACCCTGGACGACGTGGTCCGGTACAACCTGGCGCACGCGGCCGAGGGGACGATCAAGTTCGGCCAGACCCAACTGGTCACCTCGAACGAGATCGACCTGACCGACCCGGTGGCAAAGGCGGCGTACGAGACCAACCGCGACACCGGCATCGCCGCCGCGCGGGACCGGATCGACTCGGTGCTGCGGGCGCAGACCCTGGACGCGATCGTCTTCGTCGGCAGCGGCTCGGCCGGGATCGGCGCCCGCGCCCAGTACCCGTCGGTCGCGGTGCCGATCGGGTACGACCCGGCGAACGGCCGCCCGGTCGGCATGTCCTTCCTCGGCACCGCCTACACCGAGGCGTCCCTGCTCTCCCTCGCGTACGACTACGAGCAGGCGTCGCGGAGGTGGCAGCCGCCGTCGCAGGTGAACCCGTCACTGTTCCGGTGCAGTTCGCTGGAGCGCCATGACGACAGTTGCGCCCCCTGA
- a CDS encoding GNAT family N-acetyltransferase, whose translation MADWELRPASAVDVEAVAELRAVVLRADLERLGRYDECRVRQRLRERFVPAHTWVIEVGGAFAGCVALRPAEDAHWLEHFYLSPHLHGGGIGAAVLRELLERCDRDGIPVRLQVLQGSAARRLYERHGFTLEAEDPVDVFMVREPAGQRSV comes from the coding sequence ATGGCGGACTGGGAGCTTCGACCCGCTTCGGCGGTGGACGTCGAGGCGGTGGCCGAGCTGCGGGCCGTGGTGCTGCGGGCGGACCTGGAGCGGCTCGGGCGGTACGACGAGTGTCGGGTTCGGCAGCGCCTGCGGGAGCGGTTCGTGCCGGCGCACACCTGGGTGATCGAGGTGGGCGGTGCGTTCGCCGGCTGCGTGGCGCTGCGGCCGGCCGAGGACGCCCACTGGCTGGAGCACTTCTACCTCTCCCCGCACCTGCACGGCGGCGGCATCGGTGCGGCGGTGCTGCGCGAGCTGTTGGAGCGGTGCGACCGCGACGGCATCCCGGTCCGGCTGCAGGTGTTGCAAGGCAGTGCGGCCCGGCGGCTGTACGAGCGGCACGGTTTCACTCTCGAGGCCGAGGATCCGGTGGACGTGTTCATGGTGCGCGAGCCCGCCGGCCAACGTTCTGTCTGA
- a CDS encoding GNAT family N-acetyltransferase, producing MTYVERGEVARPWRVETRPWDDPAGRDLRARQRAELDARYGTDEHEPGTPPSESDIAVFVVALDVATARPLGCGALRQLSRDSAEIKRMYVLPDARGTGVATGLLRALESAAMDRGWTTLRLETGTAQPDAQRFYQREGYHPIEAFGSYVGSDLSLCYERRLR from the coding sequence ATGACGTACGTGGAGCGGGGCGAGGTGGCGCGACCATGGCGTGTCGAGACCCGGCCCTGGGACGATCCAGCGGGTCGGGACCTGCGGGCCCGGCAGCGCGCCGAACTCGACGCCCGCTACGGCACCGACGAGCACGAGCCCGGCACACCCCCGTCGGAGTCCGACATCGCGGTCTTTGTCGTCGCCCTCGACGTGGCCACCGCCCGGCCGCTCGGCTGTGGAGCACTGCGCCAACTGTCCCGGGACTCGGCGGAGATCAAGCGGATGTACGTCCTCCCGGACGCGCGCGGAACCGGGGTGGCAACGGGTCTGCTCCGGGCACTGGAGTCGGCCGCGATGGACCGGGGCTGGACCACGCTTCGGCTGGAGACGGGCACCGCCCAGCCGGACGCCCAGCGCTTCTATCAGCGCGAGGGTTACCACCCGATCGAGGCGTTCGGTAGTTACGTGGGCTCGGACCTGTCGCTCTGCTACGAGCGCCGGCTGCGCTGA
- a CDS encoding ABC transporter permease, translating to MVTGPGATGAGETTGLAVADPTPPSAKVKTVSKSPTRIALARLRTDRVAMTCAIICLAFALIAIFAPLLAKLEGQSPTELHQDLIDEFGFPTIGPTGEHWLGVEPRLGRDLFARWVYGARPSLIVAVTVTAITTFVGVVVGLVAGFSGGWVDRILSWLIDLVLSLPYLLFAIASSAVLVAMFGGAEGASSEQVAKIRFISLICVLSFFGWASLARLVRGQVLSLREREFISAARVLGVPTRQILFKELLPNLVAPIVVSVSLALPGYVVAEAGLTVLGAGLIEPTPSWGLTIAAAETYYRADPLYLWLPVLGITILVLALSLLGDAVRDAFDPRTRR from the coding sequence ATGGTCACAGGTCCGGGCGCAACCGGTGCCGGCGAGACGACCGGCCTCGCGGTGGCCGATCCGACACCGCCGTCGGCCAAGGTCAAGACCGTCAGCAAGTCGCCGACCCGGATCGCCCTCGCCCGACTACGCACCGACCGGGTCGCGATGACCTGCGCCATCATCTGCCTGGCCTTCGCGTTGATCGCGATCTTCGCACCGCTGCTGGCCAAACTGGAGGGACAGAGCCCGACCGAGCTGCACCAGGACCTGATCGACGAGTTCGGCTTCCCGACCATCGGCCCCACCGGCGAGCACTGGCTCGGGGTGGAACCGCGCCTGGGGCGTGACCTCTTCGCCCGCTGGGTCTACGGGGCCCGACCCTCGCTCATCGTCGCGGTCACGGTCACCGCGATCACCACGTTCGTCGGGGTCGTCGTCGGCCTGGTCGCCGGCTTCTCCGGTGGCTGGGTGGACCGGATTCTCTCCTGGCTCATCGACCTGGTGCTGAGCCTGCCGTACCTGCTCTTCGCGATCGCCAGCTCGGCCGTGCTGGTGGCGATGTTCGGCGGCGCCGAGGGCGCCTCGTCGGAACAGGTCGCGAAGATCCGCTTCATCTCGCTGATCTGCGTACTCTCCTTCTTCGGCTGGGCCAGCCTCGCCCGGCTGGTCCGCGGACAGGTGCTCTCGCTGCGGGAACGGGAGTTCATCTCGGCCGCCCGGGTGCTCGGCGTACCGACCCGGCAGATCCTGTTCAAGGAGCTGCTACCCAACCTGGTCGCGCCGATCGTCGTCTCGGTGTCGCTGGCCCTGCCCGGCTACGTCGTGGCCGAGGCCGGGTTGACCGTGCTCGGTGCCGGACTGATCGAGCCCACACCGTCGTGGGGTCTCACCATCGCCGCCGCCGAGACCTACTACCGGGCCGACCCGCTCTACCTCTGGTTGCCGGTACTCGGCATCACCATCCTGGTGCTCGCCCTGAGCCTGCTCGGCGACGCCGTCCGCGATGCCTTCGACCCACGGACCCGCCGCTGA
- a CDS encoding ABC transporter substrate-binding protein, which translates to MKVGLAAAVTAALALSGCGSPSANNNSGGGGDTSAISTQQNALDPTAKGPAAEVPGAKKGGTITVYSQSTPDSFDPTDIYYTDSGEIAKLIFRTPTQYAVRDGKSVLVPDLTDLGTVSDDKLTWTFKMQSGLKYADGSEIKVEDLAYAIKRSFAHDVFANGPTYQLTYFKDGDKYKGPYTGGDTYAGVETPDATTLVIHLAQPFADLPFYLTFSAFAPIPKEKDTKENYKNNPVASGPYQFDAFTPGTELKLKKNTNWDANSDAVRHQYVDGWDFKWGQEDVKTQQQVLNSNGPDANALNYAPIDASLIPQLTGDKKAQLLQGDSPCNYAVNLDTRKIPLEVRKAIAKAYPSDQIWKAGGLNSYVAEPSSTILPPSVPGYTKYAPLPDLSGTGTGDPAGAKKLLEAAGKVGFELSWYYDNTKPIPQQTAQIRADALKAAGFTVKPIGVTTAELRAKIADYDAPVNMGQGPSGWCSDWPTGGSWFPVLFQSHSISDGISWGLLSDKELDAKIDAIAALPAEQATAKWGELDKEIMGKYVAIPRYYVKMATVIGSNIGGGVGDGTQGEPFYVDMFLKS; encoded by the coding sequence ATGAAGGTGGGTCTGGCCGCTGCGGTCACCGCCGCGCTGGCGCTGTCCGGATGCGGCAGCCCTTCGGCCAACAACAACAGCGGCGGCGGGGGTGACACCTCGGCGATCAGCACCCAGCAGAACGCGCTCGACCCGACCGCGAAGGGTCCCGCGGCCGAGGTGCCCGGGGCGAAGAAGGGCGGGACGATCACCGTCTACTCCCAGTCGACCCCGGACAGCTTCGACCCGACCGACATCTACTACACCGACTCCGGTGAGATCGCCAAGCTGATCTTCCGTACGCCCACCCAGTACGCGGTCCGGGACGGCAAGTCGGTGCTCGTACCCGACCTCACCGACCTGGGCACCGTGTCGGACGACAAACTCACCTGGACCTTCAAGATGCAGTCGGGGCTCAAGTACGCCGACGGCAGCGAGATCAAGGTCGAGGACCTGGCGTACGCGATCAAGCGCTCCTTCGCCCACGACGTGTTCGCCAACGGCCCCACCTACCAGCTGACCTACTTCAAGGACGGCGACAAGTACAAGGGTCCGTACACCGGTGGTGACACCTACGCCGGTGTGGAGACCCCGGACGCCACCACGCTGGTCATCCACCTCGCCCAGCCCTTCGCCGACCTGCCCTTCTACCTGACGTTCTCGGCGTTCGCGCCGATTCCGAAGGAGAAGGACACCAAGGAGAACTACAAGAACAACCCGGTGGCCAGCGGCCCGTACCAGTTCGACGCCTTCACCCCCGGCACGGAACTGAAGCTGAAGAAGAACACCAACTGGGACGCCAACTCCGACGCGGTCCGGCACCAGTACGTCGACGGCTGGGACTTCAAGTGGGGCCAGGAAGACGTCAAGACCCAGCAGCAGGTGCTCAACAGCAACGGTCCGGACGCCAACGCGCTCAACTACGCCCCGATCGACGCGTCGCTGATCCCGCAGCTCACCGGCGACAAGAAGGCTCAACTGCTGCAGGGCGACAGCCCGTGCAACTACGCCGTCAACCTCGACACCCGCAAGATCCCGCTGGAGGTCCGCAAGGCGATCGCCAAGGCGTACCCGTCCGACCAGATCTGGAAGGCCGGCGGCCTGAACAGCTACGTCGCCGAGCCGTCCAGCACCATCCTGCCGCCGAGCGTGCCGGGCTACACCAAGTACGCCCCGCTGCCCGATCTGAGCGGCACCGGCACCGGTGACCCGGCCGGCGCCAAGAAGCTGCTGGAGGCGGCCGGCAAGGTCGGATTCGAACTGAGCTGGTACTACGACAACACCAAGCCGATCCCGCAGCAGACCGCCCAGATCCGGGCGGACGCCCTGAAGGCCGCCGGCTTCACGGTGAAGCCGATCGGTGTCACCACCGCCGAGCTGCGCGCCAAGATCGCCGACTACGACGCGCCGGTCAACATGGGTCAGGGTCCCTCGGGCTGGTGCTCGGACTGGCCCACCGGCGGTAGCTGGTTCCCGGTGCTGTTCCAGTCGCACAGCATCAGCGACGGGATCAGCTGGGGCCTCCTGTCCGACAAGGAACTGGACGCGAAGATCGACGCGATCGCCGCCCTGCCGGCCGAGCAGGCCACCGCCAAGTGGGGCGAGCTGGACAAGGAAATCATGGGCAAGTACGTGGCCATCCCGCGCTACTACGTCAAGATGGCCACCGTCATCGGCTCGAACATCGGCGGTGGTGTCGGCGACGGCACCCAGGGTGAACCGTTCTACGTGGACATGTTCCTCAAGAGCTGA
- a CDS encoding ABC transporter permease, whose product MLFYILRRIASAISVVVVTLVASFGLFFVAPTDPAGVICGQRCTPERYNEISKSLNLDQPVVDQVTDYLKGLVTERTFTSGGLSIKCPAPCLGYSYTLGQPVTKLIGQALPVTISIVLGGAVVYLIVGILAGIIAARRRGTTMDRFMVGSALGINAVPYFVVALLVSLYATFLPRSGYHPFLENPATWATGLLAAWLTLGLTNAASYTRYARASMIETLGEDYIRTARSKGISERRVVYRHGLRAAITPVATIFGLDLAFQLTGAIFTEALFGLPGLGMLTLRAFNQYDLPVLMGGVLIGSVVLVAMNLVIDVLYTILDPRVRLG is encoded by the coding sequence GTGCTCTTCTACATCCTGCGACGGATCGCCAGCGCGATCTCCGTCGTCGTCGTGACCCTGGTCGCCAGCTTCGGGTTGTTCTTCGTCGCGCCCACCGACCCCGCCGGGGTGATCTGTGGCCAACGCTGCACCCCGGAGCGGTACAACGAGATCAGCAAGAGCCTCAACCTCGACCAGCCCGTGGTCGACCAGGTCACCGACTATCTCAAGGGCCTGGTGACCGAGCGGACCTTCACCTCAGGCGGCCTCTCCATCAAGTGCCCGGCACCCTGCCTCGGCTACTCGTACACGCTCGGGCAGCCGGTGACGAAGCTGATCGGACAGGCCCTGCCGGTCACCATCTCGATCGTCCTCGGCGGCGCGGTGGTGTACCTGATCGTCGGCATCCTGGCCGGCATCATCGCGGCCCGAAGACGCGGCACCACGATGGACCGGTTCATGGTCGGATCCGCGCTCGGGATCAACGCGGTGCCGTACTTCGTGGTGGCGCTCCTGGTCTCGCTCTACGCGACCTTCCTGCCCCGCTCGGGCTACCACCCGTTCCTGGAGAACCCGGCCACCTGGGCGACCGGGCTGCTGGCAGCCTGGCTCACCCTGGGCCTGACCAACGCCGCGTCGTACACCCGCTACGCCCGCGCCTCCATGATCGAGACGCTCGGTGAGGACTACATTCGCACCGCCCGCTCGAAGGGCATCAGCGAACGGCGGGTCGTCTACCGGCACGGCCTGCGGGCCGCGATCACCCCGGTCGCCACCATCTTCGGCCTCGACCTCGCCTTCCAGCTCACCGGTGCGATCTTCACCGAGGCCCTGTTCGGCCTGCCCGGCCTGGGGATGCTCACCCTGCGCGCCTTCAACCAGTACGACCTGCCGGTGCTGATGGGCGGGGTGCTGATCGGCTCGGTGGTGCTGGTCGCGATGAACCTGGTCATCGACGTCCTGTACACGATTCTCGACCCAAGAGTGAGGCTCGGATGA
- a CDS encoding ABC transporter ATP-binding protein — MDSSAEQSYLTVRDLTVSFPTADGVVRAVQGLSYSVPLGRTLAIVGESGSGKSVSSMAIMGLHDPKSTRMTGSIQLGGHEIVGMSQPELRRHRGSAASMIFQDPQSSLHPYFTVGDQIVEAYRAHHNVSKRVARERAVEMLGRVGIPSPRRRLDDHPHQFSGGMRQRAMIAMALVNDPKLLIADEPTTALDVTVQAQILDLIMDLQRDFGSAVLFITHDLGVVAEIADEVLVMYGGRAVEYGRVDAILGRPLHPYTWGLLESIPAVSGEPTRLHPIPGLPPSLLALPTGCAFHPRCEFPDRVPGTGACAAELPELVSRTADTARQSRCHLHRPDQIFEAEILPRLP; from the coding sequence ATGGACAGCTCGGCCGAGCAGTCCTACCTCACGGTACGGGACCTCACCGTGTCGTTCCCGACCGCCGACGGTGTGGTCCGCGCGGTACAGGGGCTCAGCTACTCCGTGCCGCTCGGTCGTACGCTCGCCATCGTCGGCGAGTCCGGCTCCGGCAAGAGCGTCTCCAGCATGGCGATCATGGGGCTGCACGATCCCAAGAGCACCCGGATGACCGGCTCGATCCAGCTCGGCGGCCACGAGATCGTCGGCATGTCCCAGCCGGAACTGCGTCGGCACCGGGGCAGCGCGGCATCGATGATCTTTCAGGACCCCCAGTCGTCGCTGCACCCGTACTTCACCGTGGGCGACCAGATCGTCGAGGCGTACCGGGCACACCACAACGTGTCGAAGCGGGTCGCCCGGGAACGGGCGGTCGAGATGCTCGGCCGGGTCGGCATCCCCAGCCCGCGACGCCGGCTCGACGACCACCCGCACCAGTTCTCCGGCGGCATGCGACAGCGGGCGATGATCGCCATGGCCCTGGTGAACGACCCGAAGCTGCTCATCGCCGACGAGCCGACCACCGCGCTCGACGTCACCGTACAGGCGCAGATCCTGGACCTGATCATGGATCTGCAACGCGACTTCGGCTCGGCGGTCCTGTTCATCACCCACGACCTCGGCGTGGTCGCCGAGATCGCGGACGAGGTCCTGGTCATGTACGGCGGCCGCGCGGTCGAGTACGGCCGGGTCGACGCGATCCTCGGCCGCCCGCTGCACCCGTACACCTGGGGCCTACTGGAGAGCATCCCCGCGGTCTCCGGGGAACCGACCCGGCTGCACCCCATCCCCGGGCTGCCGCCCAGTCTGCTCGCCCTGCCGACCGGATGCGCGTTCCACCCCCGGTGTGAGTTCCCCGACCGGGTGCCGGGAACCGGTGCCTGCGCGGCCGAGCTGCCCGAACTGGTGTCGCGGACCGCCGACACCGCCCGGCAGTCCCGTTGCCACCTGCACCGCCCGGACCAGATCTTCGAGGCGGAAATCCTGCCCCGGCTGCCGTGA
- a CDS encoding ABC transporter ATP-binding protein, whose amino-acid sequence MTTSTIPTSAEPARSRIPSVPGAPLLELRDLKMHFRTRGEGLIGRADHRIRAVDGVSLQLREGETLGLVGESGCGKTTTGRLITRLLEPTGGQILYQGTDIAHLKERELRPYRRELQLIFQDPYSSLNPRHTVGTIVGTALRVHDIVPRGKELARVQELLEVVGLNPEHYNRYPHEFSGGQRQRIGIARALAARPKVIVADEPVSALDVSIQAQVMNLLEDLRKEFGIAFIFIAHDLGVVRHFCDRVAVMYLGRVAEIGDRDGIYGTPRHPYTQALLSAVPDVGVVRGTPPKARIRLVGDVPSPVDPPSGCRFHSRCWKAEEICSTSSPALLEKAPGQLAACHFAEPQPAVQDPVA is encoded by the coding sequence ATGACCACCAGCACCATCCCGACCTCGGCCGAGCCGGCGCGCAGCCGCATCCCCAGCGTGCCCGGCGCCCCGCTGCTCGAACTGCGCGACCTGAAGATGCACTTCCGCACCCGGGGCGAGGGACTCATCGGCCGGGCCGACCACAGGATCCGGGCCGTCGACGGGGTCTCGCTGCAACTGCGCGAGGGCGAGACCCTCGGCCTGGTCGGCGAATCCGGCTGCGGCAAGACCACCACCGGACGGTTGATCACCCGACTGCTCGAACCGACCGGTGGACAGATCCTCTACCAGGGCACCGACATCGCCCACCTGAAGGAGCGGGAGCTGCGGCCGTACCGCCGGGAGCTTCAGTTGATCTTCCAGGATCCGTACTCCTCGCTGAACCCCCGGCACACCGTCGGCACCATCGTCGGCACCGCGCTGCGGGTGCACGACATCGTGCCCCGGGGCAAGGAACTCGCCCGGGTGCAGGAGCTGCTGGAGGTGGTCGGGCTCAACCCGGAGCACTACAACCGCTACCCGCACGAGTTCTCCGGTGGTCAGCGCCAGCGGATCGGCATCGCCCGCGCGCTCGCCGCCCGGCCGAAGGTCATCGTCGCCGACGAGCCGGTCAGCGCCCTCGACGTCTCGATCCAGGCGCAGGTGATGAACCTCCTGGAGGACCTGCGCAAGGAGTTCGGCATCGCGTTCATCTTCATCGCCCACGACCTCGGCGTGGTACGCCACTTCTGCGACCGGGTGGCGGTGATGTACCTCGGACGGGTCGCCGAGATCGGCGACCGGGACGGGATCTACGGAACACCGAGGCACCCCTACACCCAGGCGCTGCTCTCCGCGGTGCCGGACGTCGGCGTGGTCCGGGGCACGCCGCCCAAGGCCCGGATCCGGCTGGTCGGCGACGTGCCGAGCCCGGTCGACCCGCCCTCGGGCTGCCGGTTCCACAGTAGGTGCTGGAAAGCCGAGGAGATCTGCTCCACCAGCAGCCCGGCGCTGCTGGAGAAGGCGCCCGGCCAACTGGCCGCCTGCCATTTCGCCGAACCCCAGCCGGCGGTACAGGACCCGGTCGCCTGA